A region of Anticarsia gemmatalis isolate Benzon Research Colony breed Stoneville strain chromosome 18, ilAntGemm2 primary, whole genome shotgun sequence DNA encodes the following proteins:
- the LOC142980377 gene encoding coronin-7-like: MQVGQSGYCAVTDRGAAIPRSSIGRIMAESVKIWHIPPEGLKESLSTPECTLSQKQRRVENVGFHPVADGLIHVASGHELALWDLTKQKEAFVNRDHSEVIQSTSWKKDGKLLATSCKDKKVRIIDPRAATAVVDVANSHQNIKDSRIVWLGDQDRILTTGFDSARLRQIMIRDIRNLSQTQKTLELDCSTGILMPLFDPDTNMLFLAGKGDTTILYMELTDREPYLIEGLRHSGEQTKGACLVPKRALRVMEGEVNRVLQLCGSSVVPIMYQVPRKSYREYHADLYPDTSGSVTYLSAPMWLDNQDHPVPNISLHPDANNGTQIHRGNLEEVVKAILAMPAPKKSDGKKTTPVQPEEPKITTAVKPQAVEPKDEDRIDFVNVKDLIKGMERQKNNKVDYQKETNGFHKKITDNGHEKTDSEPEKNEPDVVPQKTVEKTAEKTEKTEKTIEKTDSTESTESSLSRSNSLINGVPVQVPKPMPRSSISEPGSMEEHSEVPKPKPRTTATPGSGYKPRLGPKPFSAATGNDEFSFDKVFSVPTVPGIPKSDSATSPVSGQAGTPVTSTPTAKDEEKDKSLSPTSDVEIAPNKEEYTNGKSDTSVEEEMNSSDSGYRPKTPSTAERRKMFENTDGGQSIADRRRAYESRSVSVAVESDTPPSPAPLRRRDSLKSRKSPDREDKRASVPNVTTKRTSTVFGKVSKFRHLKGTPGHKSTQVENIKNISRQISGECNGFYSNGFRCAVPLSGGGGRVGIVELPKGATSVSVAPHTHPASTRVAALLHPAPLQDWAWDPFRPERILVACDDGLVREWIIPEGGLQESTNEPLRTFSAHPDKIYLIRFHPTASDVLTTAAHDLSVKIWDLSPETPVAAITLTGHTDQIFAIDWSPCGEYLATVCKDGNIRVYKPRSSTEPIAQGPGPAGSRGARVVWALNGTHLVVTGFDKVSERQILLYKASELSAPLCSAGLDVSPAILQTHIDHDSGTLFLTGRGDSTIYCYEVTSEAPHLCPLSHHRAPTLHQGISFIHKNLVAVEKVEFARALRLTNGTIEPLSFTVPRIKSELFQDDLFPPTLVTWEPWLSGKDWLAGASVTPKIVSLQPPGMEPLSAHTAASPVSRAPAPQKPKPDLIKSHVPHDNKDKQDQIMKSMSAKMEVNMKLEQDSMEGVDETEWEQ; the protein is encoded by the exons ATGCAGGTTGGACAGTCTGGGTACTGCGCGGTGACGGACAGAGGCGCCGCGATACCCAGAAGCAGTATTGGTAGAATCATGGCTGAATCT GTGAAAATATGGCACATTCCGCCTGAAGGTCTGAAGGAGTCTCTCTCGACGCCGGAGTGCACGCTCTCGCAGAAACAACGGCGTGTTGAGAACGTCGGCTTCCACCCGGTGGCTGATGGACTGATACATGTGGCGTCAGGCCACGAGCTCGCCTTGTGGGACTTGACTAAGCAGAAGGAAGCTTTTG TAAACAGAGACCACTCAGAGGTAATCCAGTCGACGTCATGGAAGAAAGACGGCAAGTTGCTAGCTACGTCGTGCAAGGACAAGAAGGTGCGCATCATAGACCCTCGCGCGGCCACCGCGGTGGTCGACGTGGCCAATAGCCATCAGAACATCAAGGATAGCAGGATCGTCTGGCTCGGAGATCAGGACAGAATACTTACTACTG gtTTCGACTCAGCCCGTCTCCGTCAAATAATGATCCGCGACATCCGCAACTTGTCTCAAACGCAGAAGACACTGGAACTGGACTGTTCCACCGGGATCCTGATGCCACTCTTCGACCCTGACACCAACATGCTGTTCCTAGCCGGCAAGGGAGATACCACCATATTGTACATGGAGCTGACTGATAGAGAACCTTATCTTATTGAGGGATTGAGACATTCTG GTGAACAAACCAAGGGCGCGTGTCTAGTGCCGAAGCGTGCTCTCCGCGTGATGGAGGGCGAAGTGAACCGAGTACTGCAACTGTGCGGATCATCAGTCGTGCCTATCATGTACCAAGTGCCCAGGAAG AGTTACCGCGAGTATCACGCGGACTTGTACCCGGACACGAGCGGTAGCGTGACGTACCTGAGCGCGCCCATGTGGCTCGACAACCAGGACCACCCAGTACCTAATATCTCGCTACACCCCGACGCTAACAATGGCACACAG ATCCACCGAGGTAATTTAGAAGAGGTTGTGAAAGCAATACTTGCTATGCCCGCACCGAAAAAGTCTGATGGTAAAAAGACCACACCGGTACAACCAGAAGAACCCAAAATAACCACAGCAGTGAAACCTCAGGCAGTAGAACCGAAAGACGAAGACCGTATCGATTTCGTCAACGTAAAAGACCTGATCAAAGGCATGGAAAGACAGAAGAACAACAAAGTAGACTATCAGAAAGAGACTAACGGTTTTCACAAGAAAATCACCGATAATGGACACGAAAAGACTGATTCTGAGCCGGAGAAGAACGAGCCTGATGTTGTTCCGCAGAAGACCGTTGAAAAGACCGCCGAGAAGACTGAAAAGACTGAAAAGACCATTGAGAAAACTGATAGTACGGAGTCTACTGAGTCGTCTTTGTCGAGAAGTAATAGTTTGATAAATGGTGTGCCGGTTCAAGTGCCGAAGCCAATGCCTAGGTCTTCTATTTCCGAGCCTGGATCAATGGAAGAACATTCCGAGGTTCCTAAGCCGAAACCCAGGACGACTGCCACACCGGGCTCCGGTTATAAG CCTCGCCTGGGACCGAAGCCGTTCTCAGCGGCTACCGGCAATGATGAGTTCTCCTTCGACAAAGTGTTCTCCGTGCCTACCGTGCCCGGTATACCAAAGTCTGATTCAG CGACATCGCCTGTGTCAGGTCAAGCGGGCACGCCCGTCACTTCGACGCCGACGGCCAAAGACGAAGAAAAGGACAAGTCGCTCTCCCCAACTAGTGATGTGGAAATTGCTCCTAATAAAG aaGAGTATACGAACGGCAAGTCAGACACGAGCGTGGAAGAAGAGATGAATTCTTCAGATTCTGGCTACAGACCGAAAACACCCAGCACTGCTGAACGCAGGAAGATGTTTGAAAATACCGA CGGTGGACAGTCAATCGCGGATCGACGTCGCGCCTACGAGTCGCGTTCAGTGAGCGTGGCCGTGGAGTCCGACACACCACCCTCGCCCGCACCACTCAG GCGGCGAGATTCACTGAAGTCCCGCAAGAGTCCCGACCGTGAGGACAAACGTGCGTCTGTACCGAATGTCACTACGAAGAGGACATCCACTGTCTTTG GCAAAGTATCGAAGTTCCGTCACCTGAAGGGCACGCCCGGACACAAGTCGACTCAAGTGGAAAACATCAAGAATATCAGCCGACAGATCTCTGGAGAATGCAATGGATTTTATT CGAACGGGTTCCGCTGCGCCGTGCCACTGAGCGGCGGCGGGGGTCGCGTGGGCATCGTGGAGCTACCTAAAGGCGCTACTTCAGTGTCTGTCGCTCCACACACACATCCCGCTAGTACTAG GGTGGCAGCGCTCCTGCACCCGGCGCCGCTGCAGGACTGGGCGTGGGACCCGTTCCGTCCCGAGCGCATCCTGGTGGCCTGCGACGACGGGCTGGTGCGCGAGTGGATCATACCTGAAGGAG GTCTCCAAGAATCAACAAACGAGCCGCTCCGTACATTCTCGGCGCACCCCGACAAGATCTACCTCATACGCTTCCACCCCACGGCCTCGGACGTGCTGACCACGGCGGCCCACGACCTCAGCGTCAAGATCTGGGACCTCAGCCCCGAGACGCCGGTCGCCGCCATCACACTCACCGGACACACCGATCAGATATTCGCGATTGACTGGTCTCCCTGTGGAGAGTACTTGGCTACTGTGTGCAAGGATGGCAATATTAGG GTTTACAAACCACGTTCAAGCACGGAGCCGATCGCCCAGGGCCCGGGGCCGGCGGGCAGCCGCGGCGCTCGCGTCGTGTGGGCGTTAAACGGAACTCATCTTGTTGTCACTGGCTTTGACAA AGTGTCGGAGCGGCAGATCCTGCTGTACAAGGCCTCGGAGCTGTCGGCGCCGCTGTGCTCGGCGGGGCTGGACGTGTCGCCCGCCATCCTGCAGACGCACATCGACCACGACTCCGGCACGCTCTTCCTCACCGGCCGG GGTGATTCGACGATCTACTGCTACGAGGTGACGAGCGAGGCGCCGCACCTGTGTCCGCTGTCGCACCACCGCGCGCCCACGCTGCACCAGGGCATCTCCTTCATACACAAGAACCTCGTGGCTGTGGAGAAG gtGGAATTCGCGAGAGCACTACGACTCACCAATGGCACCATTGAACCGCTGTCCTTCACCGTGCCCAGAATAAAG AGCGAGTTGTTCCAAGACGACCTGTTCCCGCCCACGCTGGTGACGTGGGAGCCGTGGCTCAGCGGCAAGGACTGGCTCGCGGGCGCCAGCGTCACGCCCAAGATCGTCAGTCTGCAGCCACCCGGCATGGAGCCGC TATCGGCGCACACGGCCGCGTCGCCGGTGTCCCGCGCGCCGGCGCCGCAGAAGCCCAAGCCCGACCTCATCAAGTCGCACGTGCCGCACGACAACAAGGACAAGCAGGACCAG ATAATGAAGTCCATGAGCGCCAAAATGGAAGTGAACATGAAGCTGGAGCAAGACAGCATGGAGGGCGTGGACGAGACCGAGTGGGAACAGTGA